In Treponema primitia ZAS-2, a genomic segment contains:
- a CDS encoding ABC transporter ATP-binding protein: MVKLAKYLKPFLLTLVIALVALFIQAMCNLNLPYLMSQIVNRGLIHRDPDSMAFIIRTGIFMLGITLLSGSASVAVGFLSTRIAAGVARNLRHDVFTKVESFSSKEFDAFSTASLITRCTNDITQVQILLGMGIRLICFAPIMGIGGVIMALRTSVSMSWMIALAVIVLLSLVMVIMSIATPKFKIIQALVDKLNRTVRETLNGLMVIRAFGTQKYEKARFDGVNTELARVNLFVNRVMIFMGPVMTMIMNGVTLLILWVGTHQVAAMSMEIGDMMAFMQYTTHIIMSFLMLSMMFMIIPRTAVSADRIAEVLDSELSIRDPEDPRSFPGNARGQVVFDHVSFRYPGADTDALRDISFTAESGLTTAIIGSTGSGKSTVASLILRFYDVTEGAITVGGVDIRKLAQQNLRSKIGYVPQRSVLLSGTIGFNMKYGKKEAAEAEIREAAEIAQAWEFIGEKPEQFEAALAQGGANVSGGQKQRLSIARALVKEPEILIFDDSFSALDFKTDAQLRRALREKRQGVTRIVIAQRVGTIMQAEQILVMDKGQIIGRGTHRELLKSCPAYYEIASSQLAMEELA, from the coding sequence ATGGTCAAGCTGGCAAAATATCTAAAGCCCTTTCTTTTGACCTTGGTCATAGCCTTGGTAGCCCTTTTTATCCAGGCTATGTGCAATCTCAACCTTCCTTACCTCATGTCCCAGATCGTTAACCGGGGCTTGATCCACCGGGATCCGGACTCAATGGCTTTTATTATCAGAACCGGAATTTTTATGCTGGGGATAACCCTGCTAAGCGGCTCTGCATCGGTTGCGGTGGGGTTTCTTTCAACCCGGATTGCCGCCGGGGTGGCCCGGAACCTGCGGCACGATGTGTTCACCAAGGTCGAGAGCTTCTCAAGCAAAGAATTTGACGCCTTTTCTACCGCATCCCTCATCACCCGGTGTACCAACGATATCACCCAGGTCCAGATACTTCTGGGCATGGGCATACGGCTGATCTGTTTTGCCCCAATAATGGGCATCGGGGGGGTGATCATGGCCCTGCGGACCTCGGTCAGCATGAGCTGGATGATAGCCCTGGCGGTGATTGTCCTGCTCAGTCTGGTGATGGTAATCATGTCCATCGCTACCCCCAAATTCAAGATCATCCAGGCCCTGGTGGACAAACTGAACCGCACGGTCCGGGAAACCCTGAATGGTCTCATGGTCATCCGGGCCTTCGGGACCCAGAAGTATGAAAAAGCCCGGTTTGATGGGGTCAATACGGAGCTCGCTAGGGTAAACCTCTTTGTGAACCGGGTTATGATTTTCATGGGCCCGGTGATGACCATGATCATGAACGGGGTTACCCTGCTCATACTCTGGGTGGGGACCCATCAGGTGGCGGCCATGTCCATGGAGATCGGGGATATGATGGCCTTTATGCAATATACCACCCATATAATCATGTCCTTCCTCATGCTTTCCATGATGTTTATGATCATCCCCCGGACGGCGGTTTCGGCGGATCGTATCGCAGAAGTACTGGACTCTGAGCTGTCCATCCGTGATCCCGAAGATCCCCGGAGTTTTCCCGGGAATGCCAGGGGGCAGGTGGTGTTTGATCATGTTTCCTTCCGCTACCCCGGTGCGGATACGGATGCCCTGAGGGATATCAGTTTTACTGCGGAAAGCGGCCTCACCACGGCTATCATCGGTTCCACAGGTTCCGGGAAGTCCACCGTCGCCAGCCTCATCCTGCGCTTCTACGATGTGACAGAGGGGGCCATTACCGTGGGCGGGGTGGATATCCGGAAGCTTGCCCAGCAAAATTTACGAAGTAAAATCGGCTATGTGCCCCAGCGAAGCGTGCTCCTTTCGGGGACTATTGGCTTCAATATGAAATACGGAAAAAAGGAAGCCGCCGAGGCGGAGATACGGGAGGCTGCGGAAATCGCCCAGGCCTGGGAATTTATCGGCGAAAAACCGGAACAGTTCGAGGCGGCCCTGGCTCAGGGGGGAGCCAATGTTTCCGGCGGCCAAAAGCAGCGGCTGTCCATTGCCCGGGCCCTGGTTAAAGAACCGGAGATACTCATCTTTGACGACAGTTTTTCTGCGCTGGACTTTAAGACCGATGCTCAGCTCCGCAGGGCCCTCCGGGAAAAACGGCAGGGCGTCACCCGGATTGTGATCGCCCAGCGGGTGGGGACCATCATGCAGGCCGAGCAGATCCTGGTGATGGATAAGGGGCAGATTATTGGCAGGGGTACCCACCGGGAGCTCCTTAAAAGCTGCCCGGCGTATTATGAAATTGCCTCATCCCAGCTTGCCATGGAGGAATTAGCATGA
- a CDS encoding efflux RND transporter permease subunit, translated as MSMAKMAVGRPTTIFIIFALLIGLGVFAMVNMPIDLLPEINPPYLVVYTSYPGAGPEEVERSVTRTLEAALSSVSALKELTSTSSKGTSMVIMEFTYGTDLADAANSVRDALERIRNYMPSGADTPMMFKMDPSMLPIMGLQVTGNRSPEELREIAEDTIIPRIEQTPGVATASINGGREKIIRVEVSQNRLEAYGLTVTQIQQMLAGNNAQVSAGSITEGGMNYILTTMGEYTSLEQIRNTVISYKGGGLVNGQVEMPHTVYLRDIADVFEGYKSQESVVLVNGQPSVMLMVQKQSGKNSVQTAKELRARLVKIAGEIPQDIKITENFNTTDQIEDSLNEVTNSALSGAALAIIVLFIFLRSIKPTLIIGISIPVSIVVTIMLMYFLGLTLNLMTMAGLVLGIGMLVDNSVVILENIYHYREKGAKLQPAAILGTSEMVVAIAASTLTTICVFAPLVMFQGLLEMAGEMFAGLAFTVVISLTISLLVAIFLVPVLGSHYFPLVTRKQKPLNNRFLASIDKGFENFFTGLDNAYRKAVDRVLRHKAVVIGFLVLLFAGSIMLIPKIGWVFMPEQDADSVSITATLPMGTPLVETEATLQKMQLIVQREVQGYDQIVLNAGGGGMFGGGSSTNSGSLRINLPDFAQRIDSAEDIKTKMRAHFNEFPGVSFSFSGGGMGGMGGMSSPAVDITLRTDDLVKGKVLAEQIAQLLRDSVPEVKEPQVSLKDGLPQIEIELDRDRIYSMGLNAYTIGNEIKAAVDGITATRYKDNGINYDVVLVLAEADRSTRPALDHIFVNSQMSGGRIPLSNFATYKEGTGPMSINRENQSRVIHITASGAPGAKLNTLDEKVRLLVQSSIPADEDVVIEYGGGNSEMMKMMGNFLLIVVVAIFLVFGVMASLFESFKDPFIVILTIPLSLIGVVAIYFISGDVFNILTAVGLLVLVGVIVNNGIVLVDYTNLLRKRGYSLHDACVEAAGNRLRPILMTTLTTILGLAPMAFVPGEGSVMTAPIGKTVLGGLAFGTLMTLFLMPTVYYIMNRHSDEQAARAEARRERIAKGLTRKQAKAQNVARTAETGRSRGGLLPDSKIQEAGV; from the coding sequence ATGAGTATGGCTAAAATGGCGGTCGGAAGGCCGACAACGATATTTATTATTTTTGCGCTTCTCATCGGGTTGGGTGTCTTTGCCATGGTAAATATGCCCATCGACTTGCTTCCGGAAATTAACCCTCCCTATCTGGTGGTATACACATCCTATCCCGGGGCCGGCCCCGAAGAGGTTGAACGCAGCGTAACCCGGACCCTGGAGGCGGCGCTATCCAGTGTGTCCGCCCTTAAAGAGCTGACATCCACTTCATCCAAGGGCACCAGTATGGTGATCATGGAGTTTACCTACGGAACCGATTTGGCGGATGCAGCCAACTCCGTCCGGGATGCCCTGGAACGGATCAGGAACTATATGCCCAGCGGGGCGGATACTCCCATGATGTTCAAAATGGATCCCTCCATGCTGCCCATCATGGGGCTCCAGGTTACGGGGAACCGTTCTCCGGAGGAACTGCGGGAGATTGCCGAGGACACCATTATTCCCCGGATAGAGCAGACCCCCGGTGTGGCCACCGCGTCGATAAACGGCGGGCGGGAAAAGATCATCCGGGTGGAGGTATCCCAAAACAGGCTTGAAGCCTACGGCCTTACGGTAACCCAGATCCAGCAGATGCTGGCGGGGAACAATGCCCAGGTATCCGCAGGGTCCATCACCGAAGGGGGGATGAACTATATCCTCACCACCATGGGTGAATACACCTCCTTGGAACAGATTCGTAATACGGTTATCTCCTACAAGGGCGGCGGCCTGGTAAACGGCCAGGTGGAGATGCCCCATACGGTGTACCTCCGGGATATTGCCGATGTCTTCGAGGGCTACAAGAGCCAGGAATCGGTAGTATTAGTGAACGGTCAGCCTTCGGTGATGCTCATGGTCCAGAAACAGAGCGGAAAAAATTCAGTGCAGACCGCCAAGGAACTGCGGGCCCGGCTGGTCAAGATCGCCGGTGAGATTCCCCAGGACATCAAGATAACAGAGAACTTTAACACCACGGATCAGATAGAAGATTCCCTTAATGAAGTAACAAACAGCGCCCTGTCCGGGGCGGCCCTGGCAATTATTGTGCTATTCATATTCCTCCGGTCCATAAAGCCGACCCTGATCATCGGCATCAGTATTCCTGTTTCCATTGTTGTTACTATCATGTTGATGTACTTCTTAGGCCTTACCCTGAACTTAATGACCATGGCGGGGCTGGTCCTGGGTATAGGTATGCTGGTGGATAACTCCGTTGTTATCCTGGAGAATATCTACCATTACCGGGAAAAGGGAGCCAAACTTCAGCCCGCGGCTATTTTGGGCACATCGGAAATGGTCGTTGCCATTGCCGCTTCCACCCTGACCACCATTTGTGTGTTTGCCCCTCTGGTCATGTTTCAGGGCCTGCTGGAAATGGCCGGCGAAATGTTTGCGGGCCTGGCCTTTACGGTGGTAATATCCCTGACCATCTCCCTCTTGGTGGCAATCTTCCTGGTGCCCGTGTTGGGTAGCCATTACTTCCCCCTGGTAACCCGGAAGCAGAAACCTCTGAATAATCGTTTCCTCGCTTCCATTGACAAGGGCTTCGAGAATTTCTTCACCGGCCTTGATAATGCATACCGCAAGGCGGTAGACCGGGTGCTGCGGCACAAGGCCGTTGTGATAGGGTTCCTGGTCCTGCTTTTTGCCGGAAGCATTATGCTTATCCCCAAAATAGGCTGGGTTTTTATGCCCGAACAAGACGCTGACTCGGTGAGCATTACCGCTACCCTTCCCATGGGAACCCCCCTGGTGGAAACCGAGGCAACCCTGCAGAAAATGCAGCTCATTGTGCAGCGGGAAGTACAGGGTTATGATCAGATCGTTCTGAACGCCGGGGGCGGCGGTATGTTCGGCGGTGGTTCCTCGACCAACTCGGGTTCCCTGCGTATCAACCTCCCGGATTTTGCGCAGCGGATCGACAGCGCCGAGGACATTAAAACCAAGATGCGCGCCCACTTTAACGAATTTCCCGGGGTTTCCTTTAGTTTCTCCGGCGGCGGCATGGGCGGCATGGGCGGCATGAGCAGCCCCGCAGTTGATATCACCCTCCGCACCGATGACCTGGTGAAGGGCAAGGTCCTGGCTGAACAAATTGCCCAACTCCTCCGGGATAGCGTTCCCGAGGTAAAGGAGCCTCAGGTAAGCCTAAAAGACGGACTGCCCCAGATTGAGATTGAGCTTGACCGGGACCGGATATACTCCATGGGCCTTAACGCGTACACCATTGGTAATGAGATAAAAGCTGCGGTGGACGGCATCACTGCCACCCGGTACAAAGACAATGGCATCAATTACGATGTGGTGCTGGTTCTGGCGGAAGCGGACCGGAGTACCCGGCCGGCGCTGGATCATATTTTTGTGAACAGCCAGATGAGCGGCGGGCGGATTCCGCTTTCCAACTTTGCTACTTATAAAGAAGGCACCGGGCCCATGTCGATCAACCGTGAAAACCAAAGCCGGGTCATCCATATTACCGCCAGCGGCGCTCCCGGGGCCAAGCTTAATACCCTGGATGAGAAAGTCCGCCTCCTGGTTCAGTCGTCAATACCCGCCGATGAGGATGTGGTCATTGAATACGGCGGGGGCAACTCGGAAATGATGAAGATGATGGGCAATTTCTTGCTGATCGTCGTGGTAGCCATATTCCTGGTCTTTGGAGTCATGGCAAGTTTGTTTGAATCCTTCAAGGATCCCTTCATCGTTATTCTTACTATTCCTCTTTCCCTCATCGGCGTGGTGGCGATTTACTTCATCTCCGGCGATGTCTTTAATATCCTTACCGCAGTAGGACTGTTAGTACTGGTAGGGGTTATTGTTAATAACGGTATCGTCCTGGTAGACTACACCAACCTACTGCGCAAGCGGGGGTACTCGTTGCACGATGCCTGCGTGGAAGCCGCAGGGAACCGGCTCAGGCCCATCCTGATGACCACCCTCACCACCATCCTGGGACTGGCCCCCATGGCATTCGTC
- a CDS encoding efflux RND transporter periplasmic adaptor subunit yields the protein MKRIHHRAAGVFAAVLIGAVLSGCNQAKASPGQNKGAAEAPAVPVFAVNTTLAVQGQILDYLALSGDIVSGTSVDTFSDAAGKITRVYVSVGDRVARNDPVAAVDPSRPGMTYQANIVRAPIAGTITALPAQVGMTISQAVPLARIAGGNALEIKLYVAERFISKIALRQPCQISLDAWPGDVFRGSVTEISPVVDAASRTMEVRVNVENPGAKLKAGMFAKVRIITEEKSNIVKIPNGAMLQRSGEDYVFTVATDPRDPAFRIARRQVITPGILVDGVLEVQQGLTPNQEIIIRGQTLLEDGSRINVIEQVAPLGAAN from the coding sequence ATGAAAAGGATACATCATAGGGCCGCCGGAGTTTTTGCGGCAGTACTTATAGGGGCGGTTCTTTCGGGCTGCAATCAAGCCAAGGCCTCTCCGGGCCAGAATAAAGGGGCCGCCGAAGCGCCGGCTGTGCCGGTATTTGCGGTGAACACCACCCTTGCGGTTCAGGGGCAAATCCTGGACTACCTCGCCCTTTCGGGGGACATTGTTTCCGGTACCTCGGTGGATACCTTTTCGGACGCCGCGGGGAAGATAACCCGGGTCTATGTGTCCGTCGGCGACCGGGTTGCCCGGAATGATCCTGTGGCAGCGGTTGACCCTTCCCGGCCCGGGATGACCTACCAGGCTAATATAGTCCGGGCGCCTATTGCCGGGACCATCACCGCCCTGCCCGCCCAGGTGGGGATGACCATAAGCCAGGCGGTGCCATTGGCCCGGATCGCCGGGGGGAATGCCCTGGAGATCAAGTTGTATGTGGCGGAACGGTTTATTTCCAAGATAGCCCTGCGGCAGCCCTGCCAGATTAGCCTGGACGCCTGGCCCGGAGATGTTTTCCGGGGCAGTGTTACCGAAATATCCCCGGTAGTGGACGCCGCTTCCCGAACCATGGAGGTACGGGTCAATGTGGAGAACCCCGGTGCCAAGCTCAAGGCGGGGATGTTCGCCAAGGTTCGGATCATCACGGAAGAAAAAAGTAATATTGTAAAGATTCCCAACGGCGCCATGCTGCAGCGTTCCGGTGAAGATTATGTGTTTACTGTGGCCACGGATCCCCGGGACCCGGCGTTCCGTATTGCCCGACGGCAGGTCATAACACCGGGGATTCTGGTGGACGGCGTTTTGGAAGTACAGCAGGGGCTTACCCCTAATCAGGAAATCATCATCCGGGGGCAAACCCTTTTGGAAGATGGCTCACGGATCAACGTGATAGAACAGGTCGCGCCTTTGGGCGCTGCTAATTAA
- a CDS encoding TolC family protein, translating into MKHSLRGPWGRKSHDSPPGTGQCTGIAVRDLYPPGLVLAFFLCAAAAFGQTEAQAETQTARRITPDEAVELAIRNNLSLESSRIALDTKKRKYDLVWNQFLPEFDVRGTLARTNEVSPSASQWNVSGNFSASLMFSFALLEGIKTFKLEYQTGLLTYAKAKAQMERDIRKSYYQMLLLQENVGLLRESYAAAERQVTMARANYNAGLAPQLTLLQAQVARDNMKPNIDQAENGLKMLMANFAMTLGLDYDTQFELVPVEGELNYISLELKDLISKASRGKPDIIELRQSILYTTSARKSQALQMHTPYLNFAWAYTPTFTRDPWKDSWGDGDNWMDRGNFSITLGMSLNSLFPFTKQGQGLKDVDNGLRTLNNGLAQAIRGTELEIYNTVFTLEKAQVTAEAQSQTVELAERTYRLTLEAFQAGLQDLLQVQNADLSRRQARVQMLEQQFNYRTGLIDLEYSIGVPFGTLSSQGSSDSQGDAGSVK; encoded by the coding sequence ATGAAACATTCTCTGCGTGGACCATGGGGCCGGAAGTCCCATGATTCCCCTCCCGGAACCGGGCAATGCACAGGCATTGCCGTGCGGGATTTGTATCCTCCCGGTTTGGTCTTGGCCTTTTTCCTCTGCGCTGCGGCGGCTTTCGGGCAGACTGAAGCCCAAGCCGAAACTCAGACGGCCCGGCGCATTACCCCGGATGAGGCGGTGGAACTGGCCATACGGAACAACCTCAGCCTAGAATCTTCCCGCATCGCCCTGGATACTAAAAAGCGGAAATATGATCTGGTGTGGAATCAGTTCCTTCCGGAGTTTGATGTGAGGGGGACCCTGGCGCGGACCAACGAGGTTTCTCCTTCCGCGTCCCAGTGGAATGTCTCGGGTAATTTTTCCGCATCCCTTATGTTCAGCTTTGCACTGTTAGAAGGGATAAAGACCTTCAAGCTGGAATACCAGACCGGGTTGCTGACCTATGCCAAGGCTAAGGCCCAGATGGAACGGGATATACGGAAATCCTACTACCAGATGCTCTTGCTCCAGGAAAATGTCGGCCTCCTTAGGGAAAGCTATGCCGCTGCGGAACGGCAGGTTACCATGGCCCGGGCAAATTACAATGCAGGGCTTGCCCCCCAGCTCACCCTGCTCCAGGCACAGGTCGCCAGGGATAACATGAAGCCCAATATCGATCAGGCGGAAAACGGCTTGAAGATGTTAATGGCAAATTTTGCCATGACCCTGGGGTTGGATTACGACACCCAGTTTGAACTGGTCCCGGTGGAGGGTGAGCTTAATTATATTTCCTTGGAGCTAAAGGACTTAATTTCCAAAGCCTCCCGGGGAAAACCGGATATTATAGAATTGCGGCAAAGTATTCTTTATACCACCAGCGCCCGGAAATCCCAGGCTTTACAGATGCATACTCCATATCTTAATTTTGCATGGGCTTATACTCCTACTTTTACCCGAGACCCCTGGAAGGATAGCTGGGGCGATGGGGACAACTGGATGGACCGGGGGAATTTCTCCATAACTCTGGGGATGAGCCTGAACAGTCTTTTCCCCTTTACCAAGCAGGGCCAGGGGCTTAAGGATGTGGACAATGGCCTGCGCACCCTGAACAATGGCCTTGCCCAGGCTATTCGGGGAACGGAGCTGGAAATCTACAATACTGTGTTCACCCTGGAAAAAGCCCAGGTTACCGCAGAGGCCCAGTCCCAGACCGTGGAATTGGCGGAGCGTACTTATCGGCTTACCCTAGAGGCATTCCAGGCGGGGCTCCAGGACCTGTTGCAGGTGCAGAACGCGGATCTTTCCCGGCGTCAGGCCAGGGTGCAGATGCTGGAACAGCAGTTTAACTATCGTACAGGTCTTATTGACCTGGAATATTCTATAGGGGTTCCCTTCGGAACCCTGAGTTCCCAGGGAAGCTCGGATTCCCAGGGTGATGCAGGGAGCGTCAAATGA
- a CDS encoding ABC transporter ATP-binding protein, with protein MSDRGLPRRGPGLMGPGRGPMGRGGPRAMMRGEKAKNFKATMKQLMGYLKDHLPTFIAVWIIALISTAFMILGPRIMGMITDELAAGFLRQAAGTGGIDFVRIGRIILICAGLYAFSAFCQYIQGYVMSGVSNKISYKLRDDINLKIHRLPFRFFDGTTHGEVLSRITNDVDTVNQTLNQGLTQIISSIASVIGIVIMMFTISWQLTLVALCVIPLFFLSIAWIIRSSQGYFKDQQRYLGNVNGHIEEMFSSHTVVKAFSGEADSIRTFDEYNNALYHSAWRANFLSGLLMPINMLISNIAYVIIVILGSLLAVRGGISIGGIQAFIQYVHSFNQPITQIANISNILQQTAAAAERVFEFLAEEEEIPDSIQPVSVEGSRGQVWFDHVAFGYNPETLVIRDLDALIEPGQKIAIVGPTGAGKTTIVKLLMRFYDVSSGAIRIDGKDIRSFKRDELRSLFGMVLQDTWLFSGTIADNIRYGKPGASDEDVEEAARAAQVDHFVHTWPDGYKMVLNEETANISQGQKQLLTIARAVLANPKILILDEATSSVDTRTELLIQKAMDNLMTGRTSFVIAHRLSTIRNADLILVIRDGDIVEQGTHSDLINRSGFYAELYNSQFEAGE; from the coding sequence ATGAGCGACCGCGGATTGCCACGCAGGGGTCCGGGCCTTATGGGACCCGGGCGGGGGCCCATGGGCAGGGGAGGGCCCAGGGCCATGATGCGGGGAGAGAAGGCGAAAAATTTCAAGGCCACCATGAAGCAGCTCATGGGCTACCTCAAGGATCATCTGCCCACCTTCATTGCTGTATGGATCATTGCCTTAATTTCCACCGCCTTCATGATCCTGGGTCCCCGGATCATGGGGATGATCACCGACGAGCTGGCCGCAGGATTTCTGCGCCAGGCTGCGGGGACTGGTGGCATAGATTTTGTGCGTATAGGCCGGATTATCCTGATCTGCGCAGGCCTATATGCTTTCAGCGCCTTCTGCCAGTACATCCAGGGCTATGTCATGTCCGGGGTGAGCAACAAAATAAGCTATAAACTGCGGGATGACATTAACCTGAAAATTCACCGCTTGCCTTTTCGGTTTTTTGACGGTACCACCCACGGGGAGGTACTCTCCCGGATCACCAATGATGTGGATACGGTGAACCAGACCCTGAATCAGGGGCTCACCCAGATTATCAGCTCTATAGCTTCGGTAATCGGAATAGTAATAATGATGTTCACCATCAGCTGGCAGCTCACCCTGGTGGCGCTTTGCGTCATCCCCCTGTTTTTCCTCTCTATTGCCTGGATTATCCGTTCTTCCCAGGGTTATTTTAAGGATCAGCAGCGTTACCTGGGGAATGTAAACGGCCATATCGAAGAGATGTTTAGCAGCCATACGGTGGTCAAGGCCTTTTCCGGGGAAGCCGATTCAATCCGCACCTTTGATGAATACAACAATGCCCTGTACCATTCCGCCTGGCGGGCAAATTTTCTGTCAGGGCTTTTGATGCCCATAAACATGCTTATCAGTAATATTGCCTATGTGATCATTGTTATCCTGGGGAGCCTTCTGGCGGTCCGGGGCGGAATAAGCATCGGGGGTATTCAGGCATTTATCCAGTATGTCCATTCCTTCAACCAGCCCATCACCCAGATTGCTAACATTTCCAACATACTCCAGCAGACCGCCGCTGCGGCAGAGCGGGTGTTTGAATTCCTCGCCGAAGAAGAGGAGATACCCGACTCTATCCAACCGGTGTCCGTGGAAGGGAGCCGGGGGCAGGTATGGTTTGATCATGTGGCCTTTGGGTATAATCCTGAAACATTAGTCATCCGGGACCTTGACGCGCTCATCGAGCCGGGGCAAAAAATCGCCATTGTAGGCCCCACCGGGGCAGGCAAGACGACGATAGTAAAACTGCTGATGCGGTTTTACGATGTGAGCAGCGGGGCCATACGCATTGACGGCAAGGATATCAGGTCCTTTAAACGGGATGAGCTCCGCTCCCTCTTTGGTATGGTTCTCCAGGACACCTGGCTGTTCAGCGGGACCATTGCCGATAATATCCGCTACGGAAAACCCGGCGCCTCGGATGAGGATGTGGAAGAGGCCGCCCGGGCAGCCCAGGTGGATCATTTTGTCCACACCTGGCCCGACGGCTATAAAATGGTTTTGAATGAGGAAACCGCGAATATTTCCCAGGGTCAGAAACAGCTTCTCACCATTGCCCGGGCCGTACTGGCGAACCCCAAGATACTGATCCTGGATGAAGCCACCAGCAGCGTTGATACTCGCACAGAACTACTGATCCAGAAAGCCATGGACAACCTGATGACCGGGCGAACCAGTTTTGTCATAGCCCACCGTCTTTCCACCATCCGCAACGCAGACCTCATCCTGGTTATCCGTGACGGTGACATTGTAGAACAGGGCACCCACAGTGACCTTATCAACCGCAGCGGCTTCTACGCAGAGCTCTACAACAGCCAGTTCGAAGCCGGGGAATAG
- a CDS encoding TetR/AcrR family transcriptional regulator, translating to MTKQDIIEAAFLAWGRTLYKTTSLSQIAQALGVTKPALYRHFRNKDAILDAMYGYYCDHYVNYMKASYEKAGESRDNNQRILLMARTIAEYTARYKYIFIFSLIEVYGDNIRAMDILKQFAIRGIDVKKYWSFLEAGDGYPSRAQLIVSTITFLVAWFHKSRFEKHEDLTEEEVQQFVSFAEGIISHGLGFNKKLVEAMDFEELEKSGSHQIPPEGENESLLKSVAGAVAQAGPWNATMDMVARRSGISKSGLYAHFKSKADMLGQMFLTEFDRIMNYAELGKSQSAVTEEQLYLAIVGIANYLRSRPEILITLDWIRTRRLDLEISMPPRIFRIFADIQLDPTREHEEGGLELTGEPFAQWVLFLIVNTLMRRPEGSSFSDVSNISFRILYKFIVLGIEG from the coding sequence ATGACAAAGCAGGATATTATAGAAGCGGCGTTTCTGGCCTGGGGCCGGACGTTGTATAAAACTACCAGCCTTTCTCAAATTGCGCAAGCCCTGGGGGTTACCAAGCCGGCTTTGTACCGCCATTTTAGAAACAAGGACGCCATACTGGACGCTATGTACGGGTATTATTGCGATCATTATGTGAATTATATGAAGGCAAGCTATGAAAAGGCGGGAGAAAGCCGGGATAACAACCAGAGGATACTCCTCATGGCCCGGACTATCGCCGAATATACTGCCCGGTATAAGTATATCTTCATTTTTTCCCTGATCGAGGTCTATGGCGACAATATCCGGGCCATGGATATTCTGAAACAGTTTGCGATCCGGGGAATAGATGTAAAGAAGTATTGGTCTTTCCTTGAGGCTGGGGATGGGTATCCCAGCCGTGCCCAGTTGATCGTGAGCACCATAACCTTTTTGGTTGCTTGGTTCCATAAAAGCAGGTTTGAAAAGCATGAGGATCTTACGGAGGAGGAGGTTCAGCAGTTTGTCTCCTTTGCCGAGGGGATCATTTCCCATGGGCTGGGGTTCAATAAAAAGCTGGTGGAAGCAATGGACTTTGAGGAATTAGAAAAGTCAGGCAGCCATCAGATTCCCCCGGAGGGGGAAAATGAGAGTTTGCTCAAGTCAGTGGCCGGGGCAGTAGCCCAGGCCGGGCCATGGAACGCCACTATGGACATGGTTGCCCGGAGATCGGGAATTTCTAAGAGCGGCCTCTATGCCCACTTTAAGAGTAAGGCGGATATGCTTGGCCAGATGTTTCTCACCGAATTTGACCGGATCATGAATTACGCTGAGTTGGGAAAAAGCCAGTCCGCGGTGACGGAGGAACAGCTTTACCTGGCCATTGTGGGCATTGCCAATTACCTGCGATCCCGGCCGGAGATTCTCATCACCCTGGATTGGATCAGGACCCGGCGGCTGGACCTGGAAATTTCCATGCCCCCCCGGATTTTTCGGATCTTTGCGGATATCCAATTAGACCCTACCCGGGAGCATGAGGAGGGGGGGCTGGAACTGACCGGGGAACCCTTTGCCCAATGGGTGCTCTTTCTTATCGTCAATACCCTGATGAGGCGGCCAGAGGGAAGCTCTTTTTCGGATGTTAGTAATATAAGCTTTCGAATTTTATATAAATTTATTGTTTTAGGAATAGAAGGGTAG